CCAAAAACGTCAGCGTATTTTAGGAAGTTTAACAAATTTAGTAGAAATTGATTTAATCCGAAGCTTCCAACCGATGCCAATTTTAGAAGCTGATATTCAGTCAAATTATCGAGTTTTAATTAGCAGGCATACTCATCGACCGCAAGCTGAATTATATGCTTTTAGTTTCAAAGATTCTCTTCCTAGCTTTTACCTGCCTTTGCGTTCGGAAGATATTGAGCCAACTGTTAATTTACAGCAATTATTTACGGAAATTTATGATAAGGCAGGTTATGATTATCGGATTGATTACACTGCTGAAATCGTTCCTGCTTTATCAGAACAGGATAGAATTTGGGTTCAGGAGTTGTTAGCAAAAGCTGCGGAATAGAGCGACGCCTAACCAAACAAATTAATGATTATGTGAGAACTCGCGCTTGGGCGATTTCTCTGTCACCGATCGCACGCACTTGAGAACTAAATAATGAAATAATTGCAATAGCTTGTCCGGTGACTGTCATAAATTCTACTTCATATCCCAAACCTTCTTGATGTACTAATACCACAGTGCCAATATCGCCTGTTTTTAAATTATATTCTGGTAAATCGGTGGTTAAAGCAACTCGGTCTAATTCAGTAATCATTTTGGGTAATTTGAGGAATTTTATTCTAGTGGGTATGCGCTGACAACATCTTGCACCTGTACCTGCACGCGACTGGTATTAAAAGATGCCTTAATCGGCGGTGTTGTCCACGCCCGCCGGGGACTCAAGTCCCCGCCTAATAGCGAAAGTCCACTGAAGTGGACTGGTAGAAAAGATTAGTCCGTTAAAACGGACTTGCGCTATTAGCCAGGGGTTTAAACCCCTGGCGGGTGAAAACTTTGGTGCAAGATCTCGTTTAGAGCTAATTGCTTGGCTTTCTTTTGGTATAGCACTTCAGCACAGAAACAGGATTTTTTGGAAAAAACCGGTTTCTTGTTCGGTAGAAAATACCGACTTTCTTATCAGGCGCAACGTGCGATTTGATTACCAACAAATGTCGGGCGGGTCACCTACGATAATTAATCGCTTTGGTAAAAAAATGC
This window of the Aerosakkonema funiforme FACHB-1375 genome carries:
- a CDS encoding DUF4926 domain-containing protein, translated to MITELDRVALTTDLPEYNLKTGDIGTVVLVHQEGLGYEVEFMTVTGQAIAIISLFSSQVRAIGDREIAQARVLT